The proteins below are encoded in one region of Lactuca sativa cultivar Salinas chromosome 3, Lsat_Salinas_v11, whole genome shotgun sequence:
- the LOC111888325 gene encoding pyruvate dehydrogenase E1 component subunit alpha, mitochondrial — protein sequence MALARRSSNLLKPLSTASSSSFLHRRPFSTDDSTTITIETSVPFTGHNCEPPSRSIDTTPKELMTFFTDMALMRRMEIAADSLYKSKLIRGFCHLYDGQEAVSIGMEAAITKKDCIITAYRDHCIFLGRGGTLLESFAELMGRQAGCSRGKGGSMHFYKKDACFFGGHGIVGAQVPLGCGLAFAQKYRKEDHVTFTMYGDGAANQGQLFEALNMAALWDLPAILVCENNHYGMGTAEWRAAKSPAYYKRGDYVPGLKVDGMDAFAVKQACKFAKEHALKNGPIILEMDTYRYHGHSMSDPGSTYRTRDEISGVRQERDPIERIRKLILAHDIANEKELKDIEKLARKEVDEAIAKAKESPMPDEPELFTNVYRKGYGVESFGADRKELRATLP from the exons ATGGCTTTGGCTCGCCGGAGTTCCAATCTCCTCAAGCCTCTCTCCACCGCCTCCTCCTCCTCTTTCCTCCACCGCCGCCCTTTCTCCACCGATGactccaccaccatcaccatcgaaACCAGTGTCCCCTTCACTGGCCACAACTGCGAACCTCCGTCCAGATCCATCGATACTACTCCTAAGGAACTCATGACTTTCTTCACCGATATGGCACTTATGCGCCGTATGGAGATCGCCGCTGACTCTCTCTACAAATCCAAGTTGATCCGAGGGTTTTGCCATCTGTACGATGGACAAGAAGCTGTGAGTATAGGGATGGAGGCTGCGATTACGAAGAAGGATTGTATAATCACCGCCTATCGTGACCATTGTATCTTCCTAGGGCGCGGTGGGACGCTACTTGAGAGTTTTGCTGAGCTTATGGGTCGTCAAGCGGGTTGTTCTAGGGGGAAAGGAGGTTCGATGCATTTTTATAAGAAAGATGCTTGTTTCTTCGGAGGACATGGGATTGTTGGAGCTCAAGTTCCGTTAGGATGTGGATTGGCGTTTGCTCAGAAGTATAGGAAGGAAGATCATGTCACTTTTACCATGTATGGTGATGGTGCTGCTAACCAAGGACAGCTTTTTGAAGCTCTTAACATGGCTGCCCTTTGGGACCTACCTGCCATTTTGGTATGCGAGAATAATCACT ATGGTATGGGCACAGCTGAATGGAGAGCTGCAAAGAGTCCTGCTTATTACAAGCGTGGGGATTATGTTCCTGGATTGAAG GTAGATGGAATGGATGCCTTTGCAGTGAAACAAGCTTGCAAATTCGCAAAAGAACACGCATTAAAGAATGGACCCATT attcttGAAATGGACACTTACAGGTACCATGGTCACTCTATGTCTGACCCTGGTAGCACTTATCGTACCCGTGATGAAATTAGTGGTGTCAGACAG GAACGTGATCCTATTGAAAGAATAAGGAAGTTGATCCTGGCTCATGATATAGCTAATGAAAAAGAACTCAAG GATATAGAGAAGTTAGCTAGAAAAGAAGTTGATGAAGCTATTGCCAAGGCAAAG GAAAGCCCAATGCCAGATGAGCCTGAACTTTTCACCAATGTTTACCGTAAAGGATATGGGGTTGag TCTTTTGGAGCAGACAGGAAAGAGTTAAGAGCTACACTCCCTTGA